A single Osmerus mordax isolate fOsmMor3 chromosome 7, fOsmMor3.pri, whole genome shotgun sequence DNA region contains:
- the mrgbp gene encoding MRG/MORF4L-binding protein, whose amino-acid sequence MGEAEVIPAEDKQADSGIGPLEDSVVWSQEVEVCLFHAMLGHKPVGVNRHFHMICIRDKFSQNIGRQVSSSVIWDHLGTMYDMQALHESEILPFPNSEKGFMLPDEMIQDVKEGKLGSEEEVKEEYKEERDPPATHEEGSNSSVKMTERAGSRDKERERDKEKGAPADVSTGKEAEKRKRSRATEKALSASSNPSSPGGAKRRRT is encoded by the exons ATGGGGGAAGCCGAGGTGATTCCAGCTGAAGACAAACAAGCAGACTCGGGAATCGGTCCCCTCGAGGACTCGGTGGTATGGAGTCAAGAGGTCGAAGTGTGCCTTTTCCATGCAATGCTTGGTCATAAACCCGTAG GAGTTAACCGCCACTTCCACATGATCTGTATCCGGGATAAATTCAGCCAGAACATTGGCCGGCAGGTGTCTTCCAGCGTCATATGGGACCACCTAGGGACCATGTACGACATGCAGGCCCTG CACGAGTCAGAGATCTTGCCTTTCCCAAACTCAGAGAAGGGCTTCATGCTGCCTGATGAAATGATCCAGGATGTAAAAGAAG GTAAACTGGGATCTGAggaagaggtgaaggaggagtacAAGGAGGAGCGTGACCCTCCTGCCACACATGAAGAAG GCAGCAACTCGTCTGTGAAGATGACTGAGCGTGCGGGCAGCAGAGACAAGGAGCGCGAGCGGGACAAGGAGAAGGGCGCCCCCGCCGACGTGTCCACGGGCAAGGAggcggagaagaggaagaggagccgCGCCACGGAGAAGGCGCTCAGCGCCAGCAGCAACCCCTCCAGTCCCGGGGGCGCCAAGAGGAGGCGCACCTAG